In a genomic window of Prochlorococcus marinus subsp. marinus str. CCMP1375:
- a CDS encoding adenylate kinase, with protein MKNRLLFLGPPGAGKGTQASLICKDQGFLHLSTGDLLREEVSGGTDLGKKAELIMNKGELVSDEIVISIVEKRLIKYSEGWLLDGFPRNLAQASLLQNLLGRISQPIEIVLLIEIDDEILTERMLGRGRKDDNKAVIKNRLKIYKDQTSPLVDHYKKQGILKSINGCGSVEDVNSRIKEALS; from the coding sequence ATGAAGAATCGATTGCTATTTTTAGGTCCCCCTGGTGCAGGGAAAGGTACACAGGCAAGCCTTATTTGTAAAGATCAAGGTTTTTTGCATTTGTCTACAGGAGATTTATTACGCGAAGAAGTTTCTGGGGGAACCGATTTAGGGAAAAAAGCTGAATTGATAATGAATAAAGGTGAGCTTGTAAGTGATGAAATTGTTATATCTATTGTTGAAAAAAGACTTATCAAATATTCAGAAGGGTGGCTTTTGGATGGATTCCCAAGGAATCTTGCACAAGCTAGTTTGTTACAAAATTTGCTTGGAAGAATTTCACAGCCTATTGAAATTGTTCTCTTAATAGAAATAGACGATGAAATTTTGACTGAGAGAATGCTTGGACGAGGTAGAAAAGATGACAATAAAGCAGTTATAAAGAATAGACTCAAGATATATAAAGACCAAACTTCTCCATTAGTAGATCACTACAAAAAACAAGGAATTCTTAAGTCTATTAATGGTTGCGGGAGTGTCGAAGATGTTAATAGTCGGATCAAGGAAGCATTAAGCTGA
- the rpsM gene encoding 30S ribosomal protein S13, whose translation MARIAGIDLPRDKRVEIALTYIYGIGLTRAQNILAKTGVNPDIRVKDLEDGDVQKLRAATESFTIEGDLRRQEGMALKRLQDIGCLRGRRHRMSLPVRGQRTRTNARTRRGSRKTVAGRKK comes from the coding sequence GTGGCAAGAATCGCCGGCATTGACTTACCCCGTGACAAACGGGTTGAAATTGCCCTCACCTATATATATGGGATTGGTTTAACCCGAGCCCAAAATATCCTTGCAAAAACAGGGGTCAACCCTGATATACGTGTAAAGGATTTAGAAGATGGTGATGTTCAAAAACTAAGAGCTGCGACTGAATCCTTCACTATTGAAGGAGATTTGCGTCGTCAAGAGGGCATGGCTCTTAAACGACTGCAGGACATAGGATGTCTCCGTGGCCGTCGTCACCGAATGAGTCTTCCCGTTAGAGGACAACGTACTAGAACAAATGCGCGTACTCGTAGAGGTTCTCGTAAAACTGTTGCAGGAAGGAAAAAATAA
- the rpmJ gene encoding 50S ribosomal protein L36, with product MKVRASVKKMCEKCRVIRRHGRVMVICTATQKHKQRQG from the coding sequence ATGAAGGTGCGAGCCTCAGTCAAAAAAATGTGTGAAAAGTGCCGGGTGATTCGTCGCCATGGCAGGGTAATGGTCATTTGTACTGCTACTCAAAAACACAAACAACGTCAGGGGTAA